A single genomic interval of Helianthus annuus cultivar XRQ/B chromosome 13, HanXRQr2.0-SUNRISE, whole genome shotgun sequence harbors:
- the LOC110901539 gene encoding uncharacterized protein LOC110901539, translated as MEKLVLALIHASKRLRRYFGNHVIHVLTNYNIGNILAQPEISGRLAKWAIELGGHNVVFRPRPTIKGQVLADFLTEVPDDKDHGASNKDGAGAGLMLVSLEKHEFTYAICLDFKSTNNEAEYKAFLAGLRLAIKMGVKYLEAHVDSLLVAGQINGQYGAKGDVMALDLEQAKTLLQSFDSFKIHHINRSENKPADALSKLASTSFQHLAKDVRIEVLGNPSVPLRQVGVIQLGSSSWMTPIIIRSYLGPLLRCVDPEDANYLIHEVHEGICGIHTGPRMVVAKEMNAGYYWPGMHLDAVKVLRKCNGCQRHTLKTLRPKNELVLVTTAWTFQQWGIDMVGPFPEAPGAVKFIIVAVDYITKWVEAKALASTTAMVV; from the exons ATGGAGAAGCTAGTTCTAGCACTTATTCATGCATCCAAGAGACTACGTAGATACTTCGGCAACCATGTCATCCACGTCCTGACAAACTACAATATTGGAAACATCCTGGCTCAACCAGAAATCTCAGGTAGACTCGCAAAATGGGCCATCGAACTAGGAGGTCACAATGTAGTTTTCAGACCCCGGCCGACAATCAAGGGTCAAGTATTGGCAGACTTTTTGACAGAAGTGCCAGACGATAAAGACC ACGGCGCCTCCAACAAAGATGGTGCAGGGGCAGGCTTGATGTTGGTAAGCCTAGAAAAGCACGAATTTACGTATGCTATCTGCTTGGATTTCAAGAGTACAAACAACGAAGCAGAATACAAAGCTTTTCTCGCTGGGTTACGTCTAGCAATCAAAATGGGAGTCAAATACCTAGAAGCGCATGTTGACTCGTTGCTCGTGGCAGGTCAAATCAACGGTCAATACGGCGCCAAGGGTGATGTCATGGCATTAGACCTCGAGCAAGCAAAAACCCTGCTACAAAGTTTTGACTCTTTCAAGATTCACCACATCAACAGGAGCGAGAACAAGCCTGCAGATGCCCTGAGCAAGCTTGCGTCTACGAGTTTCCAACACTTAGCCAAGGACGTGCGCATTGAAGTATTGGGAAACCCGTCAGTCCCGTTGAGGCAAGTCGGTGTCATCCAACTAGGATCGTCATCCTGGATGACTCCTATTATCAT AAGATCTTACCTAGGACCCCTACTTCGTTGTGTAGACCCTGAAGATGCTAATTACTTGATCCATGAAGTGCATGAAGGGATTTGTGGCATTCACACGGGTCCTAGGATGGTTGTTGCAAAGGAGATGAATGCGGGGTATTATTGGCCAGGGATGCATTTAGACGCGGTAAAGGTGTTAAGGAAATGTAACGGATGTCAAAGGCACACGCTTAAAACCCTGCGCCCCAAGAATGAACTAGTCCTTGTTACGACGGCATGGACGTTTCAGcaatggggaattgacatggttGGTCCTTTTCCCGAAGCCCCAGGAGCAGTAAAATTCATTATAGTCGCTGTTGACTATATTACTAAATGGGTGGAGGCGAAAGCTCTGGCATCAACAACAGCCATGGTGGTTTGA